The genomic region TCCAGGCGTTTGAATTTGGACAGAATAGTAGGAAGGGGTGAAACCGGACACCTCCACCTCGTCTGCTAACTGCGTTAAGTTCACACAGTTGAGTTACACCGGAAATaagatattttaacattttatttagaaagaCTGGATACAtccacataaaaaaataaaataaataagattgGAGTTTTAGGTGCAGATTCAAATATCTGTGTATCAGTGtttctcattttttattaacattcTGTAAGTGTTAACTTTAGCAGCAGTAAAAGTCATTATTGTGTACACATGAAAATGCAACTAAAGTAAATATTATTTACATGTTAATACAAGGTTCcgttaaatacatttattagtGCGGGGCAAACATAAAGAATTTAGTTGGCGTTTAGCTAGCAACGTTtagggttttattttgaaagctacGAGAGGACGttagttaaatttaaaaatTGCTGACTTGTTCATGTGCGTGAAATTCCTAAAGTTGAATCTTTTGTTCGGATTGTTGGAGCAGGAATGAGTGGACTTCTGGCATTATTGTAGCCAAACAGCTAAAGCAGCTCAAACACAACGTAAGGAGTGTGACTGAGATACTTGAACGGCTCCTGTGGAAATATTTCAAGTGAAACTTGTGAGcagaagacagagaaggaaactcctgatggaaggaagggaaggaggaagataaCTAGGAGGAGCTGAGGACAGAGCTGAGCTATGTGGCAAAACTCTCAACTACGTCTCTGACAACGAGAGCTGTTTGTATCTGGAGAAAGTGGTGagtttcattttgaaaacttAAGAGTAACTAAGAGTTTGGTGTGATACATTGtttatgctttttgtttgttgcgCCACATACTTTGTTTGAAAGTTTCTAAAACACGCCACTACCTTTGTATCAGCAGGGCCGTAGCAAGGTTTTACAGAcatgcgccccccccccccccccccccccctaagaTATTCAGCTCACTGTCATGGAAGACTGAAGTAACCACATTCACATTCAAGAAGGTGGAATCAaatttttctttactttttcttcttaaaaatgaTCCAAGATGGTTAATCAATTCTAAAAAATCGATTCATTTAATAGTTGACAACTAATCGATTGAgtcttgtttttcattcacAAAATCAATCAAGCATCCTCTCATGTCTAACCCTGGCAGGAACTCTCTGatcaaataattaattaaaatgatccaTTAAGAACATCAGAAAGCAGAGGAGACACATTTTGATAGGTTCCAAAAATACTGTGAGGTCtattttctgcatgttttattaCCCAGCATTGAAATCTTAATGCTGTTAAGAGCTAGTCTTTATTTTCCGATTAGACTTAAAGGAGTCaatattatgtttatatgtcagtaTTTTTGGTACTTCCAGCAAACCCAATTCCAttctcccaccttccttcctcacgGACTGATTACCTCAGTGAACTCAAATCCTGGTTCTCCGCCAACTTTCTCAAACTTAACAGTGATAAAACTGAAGTCCTCCTCATTGGCACTAAATCAACCCTTGCCAAAGCCGACACTTACTTCCTCACCATCGACCACTCCTCTGATGGGTGTCATCCTCAACAGCACATTATCTTTCCAATCACACATCAATAACATCACCTGGTCTGCATATTCCCATCTACGTAATATCAGTCGCCTCaacccctccctctgtccctctctctccagtCCACTGCTATTCTTGTACACAGCCTTgtcatccctccatccaccacatcaccccctccatccatcacatCACCGCTCCATCCATCACATcacccctccatccatcacatCACCGCTCCATCCACCACATCACcccctccatccatcacatCACCGCTCCATCCATCACATcacccctccatccatcacatCACCCCATCCGTCCACCACATCACCCCATCCGTCCACCACATCACCCCATCCGTCCACCACAtcacccctcctccaccacattacccctccatccaccacatcaccccctccatccatcacatcagccctccatccatcacatcaccccatccatccaccacatcacccctcctccaccacatcaCCCCTCCATCCACCACATCACCCCATCCGTCCACCACATCACCCCCTCCATCCACCACATCACCCCTCCATCCATTACATCACCCCTCCATCCATTACATCACCCCTCCATCCATTACATCACCCCTCCATACACCACATCACCCCATCCACCCACCACATCACCCTTCCATCCAccacatccatccatcacatcaccccatccatccaccacctCACCCCGTCCATCCAccccatccatccaccacatCACCCCGTCCATCCATCACATcacccctccatccatcacatcacccctccatccatcacatcacccctcctccaccacatcacccctcctccaccacatcaCCCCTCTATCCACCACATCACCCCCTCTATCCACCACATCAccccatccatccaccacatcaccccatccatccaccacatCACCCCATCCTCCCATCACATCACCCCTCCATCCACCACATCACCCGCGCCTTCAAataatatgtattattattaatgtattatacAACATTCAGCCTTTAAAATACATGACAAGCTAAATGTAAACCCCATCACAGGTTACTAAAATTCACATATCATAATGTATTTACAACCACAGTCCAGTTGTTATTGATAATAATGTCTGAGTGATTGACACAGAACCTGTTTCCTGCTGCTTCCACCCCTACAGAATGAGTGAGCGCAGatagagatggagggagagaaggagaggcagagggagcagggggaggagaaggagagcaaTGAGGCAGAGGACGAGACGAGGAGCGATGAGGATGCTGacaatgaggaagaggaggatgaagattcTGAAGGTGCAGCGCTGGTCTGGCAGGAAGGCTACGGCGAGGATAATCTCGGCCTTCCCATCATGCACTGGGAGGCGCTGAGCTTGCGCATCGCTGAGCTggagaaacaggaagaggaaaagaaggagaagagagcaAAGGTGAGATATTTAATCCTGGGCTGTGAAAGGGTTAATTTGAAAGTCTCAGTAAAtgtgaaggaaaatgaaaaagaaggcGAGGATTGACAGTAAGATGATCCACTCAGTAATCAAAATCTGAACGGAACACTGTCAGATAATAAGGCTGCAGTAACacaagaaacacacattaaataccAAGTCTTGTGTTGCATTTTTAAGAGCTCTGTAATGAAtgtaacatttaattattatcatatatgtgcaaagaaaagaaaaatgacatcattagattattagtagtgaagcatcagtgttagagcagcatgttactgttgtagctgctggaggtggagctagtttatactactttatatacagttagctagtttatactactttatatacagttagctagtttacactacttcatatacagttagctagtttatactactttatatacagttagctagtttatactactgtatatacagttagctagtttatactactttatatacagttagctagtttatactactttatatacagttagctagtttacactactttatatacagttagctagtttatactactttatacacagttagctagtttacactactttatatacagttagctagtttaaactactttatacacagttagctagtttacactactttatatacagttagctagtttacactactgtatatacagttagctagtttacactactttatacacagttagctagtttatactactttatatacagttagctagtttacgctactttatatacagttagctagtttacactactttatatacagttagctagtttagtccagtggttcccaacctaggggtggggcccttccacagggtcagcagataaatgtgagggctgctgagatgattcatgggagtggaaagaagaaaaaacaaagttctgatacacaaatgtgttttcagtttttggacttttttctctaatctttgatttttgctgaaatattggatcatttgaacatttattgaaacttttttaaaagcttgttatattatccattgtgtcaaatcttcatctgaaataaatgtagtggagtagaaagtacaatatttccctctgagatgtagaaagtagcatcacatggaagtACTACAGTACAAAGTACATCAAAATGTTACTTATGTACAGTacttaaatgtatttagttacTTTACACCACTGAAAATATGCTTTTATAGCAGTGTAGAGAaaacaggtgaaaaaaaaactaaactaatacAACTCCATAACAATTATAACATCACTGCGTTTTTAATTAGCAGAGCTCACTCACTGTCTTATGTGCTGCTTCTCGTGCTcgaaaggaaaggatgaaatcTCTGCAGTGTACAGTCTGTGATGTTGGCTAGTTTATTTGAaatcaaacataaatataacCTTTTTGGATACATATTGTCTTTAGCAGTTGCATTTGTCACCATAAAGTATTTCTTAAAGAGTTAAATCAATTTAGCTTGAGTCCTTTGTAATTACAGGCCAAACCTACTTATGACTCATTACCAAATGATCACTTACAATGTGACTCAGTCAAACCACACAGACCTACAGATGAGTAGCAAAGGACAGTAAAACCCAACATTTAGTGATGTAAGTAAGCTTTTGTTCCACCATGAGCCTCCAGACCAGTGCTCCTCGTTCCACACTCTCCAAATGTGTGGAACACAAACTTTACTGTAGGGATGACCAGCATTCCTCTAAAACATACTCTCTCattgatggtggtggagagcacACCATAAATCTGTCATAGGTGTTCAGTTGGGTTGAGATGTGAAGATTATATGAAtcaaatcattttcatcttcatcaaacCAATCCATCACCTGTCTGAATTGAACTGAACCACAGGTTCAGTTCATAATTGGTAACAGTTTCATAGTATGCACATAACAGTAGGTTCAGTGAATGAGACAGTGACACATTGTCTTGTGCCTGCTGTGGTCATCAGAGTGGAGCTTCTCTGGAGCGAGGCAGAGCTCCAGTGAGCTGGAtggatgagagagggaggagagcagagagctgGGATGATGGAGATGATGCCTGCAACAGCCATGTGCTGGCACTTACCTCCCggtacgtacacacacacacacacacacacacacacacattcacacacagccaTCTTATTTCTTATAAAACCGCTATTACTCATGTGCTTTATGTCATTTGTATTTGGTGTGACTCATCCTCGGCCCAACACGCCCAAACATGATTTTAGACGTTTCATCAGTGTAATGGGAGAaggaaactgagaaaaaaaacaaatctaattTTGACACAAAAAGCAAACACCGTTTTTAAGCTGAAGTTTATTTTCAAGTCCACAATATGAAATTGTTAAATGGAATGAAAACAATGTGAAGTAGTTCAGCCTGAAAGGGCTTTGCTCTGACCAGGAAGTTTACTTTCCCAGAACACATAGCACATTACAGGCAAGTATTAGGCAACTTGTATACCTTATATGTGTAGCTGCAGACTGGATATAAATCAATGCAACCAGATCTGATTCTTTCACCAGATTACGTTGATGAAAAGATGAACCACATTGTTGTGTAGGTGGGCTTTTACATAATTCAGTACGTGTTGTGTGCTGGGGGTCAGGTTATGTAGATAAGAACACATCTGAAGACAACGGTGTGTATAGTTGTTCCAGATGGTCAAGCTCAAAGCCTGCCATCATAGTTGTTATCAGTCCACAGAaacagatcagactgtggttgcactgggcagcttccaggtgAGACTGAGTGTAAAAGTGCTAGTGTATGTCATCAGAAGTGCATGTCAGGTTGGTTGAACAGCTTTTGCCTCTTCTCACACCTCTCTGACATCAGGTGGGCCTTTCTCAGTCTGCAttcatgtatgtatttgtgttctTGTGGACTTGTAAGAGTTAGGGTTGCCATCGGTCACAGCTCAAGTCCTGTTCCAATTCAAAGTCCACATTTCACCTAGTCCAGTACAAATGTCAAGGAAGTGTCATGTCATTGTGTATATGTTACATATAGagaatatgtacataaacacacacttttttgtaatgatccctcaaatgtagTTACTAATGGAGGCtgtaatattttactgtttaacattaaactttactgtaaaaaatgacatcagttcACTGAAACAGTACATTTCACTgagaatttaataattataaataaatatgaataaaaaacaagcaaaaacatctgtatgtatgtatcaatGTATGTAGATATAAGCTTATCATTTGAGTTAACAGAAAATGCTCCTTACATAaagttacaaaataaaaatatcagctGACCGATGTATCTGTCAAGCTCTACTTTGCACTGCCTGTTTGACTGAGAATCCATCAGGAGCTGACTTCTGAGGACTTGGGATAGTCAAGTATGCCAGATTGTATTTTGCACCAACCTGCAGTAATATAGCAGAGATTTTAATTCCATCCTCATGTTTTATTGGACACAACACCagtcctgcctgcctgccatgTTAAGGTGATTAGATCAGTCTATATCAGATTTTGTTTCATTAATCTACAGTTTGTATTTTCATCATAGCTACATTACAGATTCAGTAAGATAATTCACTACATGTCACTGTCTTTAGTGGAGCTTTAACTTCAGATCATTTACAGTAAGGTAGTTGTGTTGAAGTGTAATAACCAGAGCCAGCCTGAGCAACAATGATCACACCACATCCTCCTGTCTGCACGAGTTTGGCCCCATCAGTTAAACCTGCTAAGACAAACAGCTGCAACTTTGCCTTCTTTGTATTGAGAAAGACCTTTCATAACAGTTACTTTCTGAAAGCAACATTTCAATATTCACACTCACTCCAAGCTATGATTGGTTGGTTGTGCAGGTGAGAAAGTAAGCAAAGTTTGAACATGTGTCACTAGCAGTCTGTTCTAGAATAACCTGAACCTGGTTGAAACTGGACTAAAGATCCTTCATGCACTGGTGTTTCTTAATACAAAGAGTACTTATTAACCTAGTTAACAATACAGGGGTCGTCCACTGGCACAAACTGGCAGCAAGGTTCCCAATGTATGTTAAGTTTTGTTTTCAAGTCACATGTCATTCAGAGATGATCCAAGTGGTCTCCAGCCAGTGTCAATCCAGTCTATGAAGACTGTGCGATTTGTGTTTATCCAGACTAACACTGTGTGTACCTCCAGACTGCAGACACAGATGAATCTTCAGCtctgcttcatcaacaacagtgaaagtgaggaagaggaggagaaggagggagacatCAGCAAGAAGGAAAGCAACAACACACGGGTAACTGCTGCTAATATAACCCCTTAACCACAATACACTAGTTTATACTAGTTTCATTAACTAGCTTATAGCTAAAACTGAATTATTCCTATGGTGTAACTGTGCTAATGCAGGgcacaataaataatattatattaacattACACAATGGTAGGCAATGTTCTATACTTTTCTAATTGACAACAGATGTCATGTTTGTATCCAAACCaataatgaactgatctacACAAGTACTGTGGGTATCCAAAGACTAATATCTACTATATCGTATGACTATTAAAACATTGTCAGTAACATCTCTGTACTGATATGTTCCTTTATCCATGAAAACAGCGGTTAGCCTAGTTTGTTCAGAAACAGCTCTATAGAGTGATAATGGTAATAAGGTAACCCTCAGGTAACTCTCAAGAGTGACCATAATACAACCTCTTGACATTTTACTGAAGTTCTTAGAGAAATGTGTAGTGTAGTACAAAGTCATGAGGCACAACAAGATAGCAAAGCTGTGTAAAAGGTTTTGCACATGCCCAGTACAGTGGTGAACCTCACTCTGCTACCTGAAGCCTCACTGCTGAGGGGTGCTaactttttttcacagtttttactCTTTGAAGCCATTTCAGACTAAGGTAACCACTGTTTCATGAACAGAGGAACATTTCACCCAGCCAGTATAGTGTTGTGGCTCATTgacatttttgtaatttattttggggtttttttgcctTAATTTATACAGTAGATGGCGTAGAGGTCAACAGgaaacagtgagagagaggggggacagcataggtccctggccaGATCCGAACCAGGGATGCtgcaattatgtggcatgcactctaaccactacACCACCAGGGCACTCCTCTGATATTTTTTGAAACCTATTagtagatcaattcattgttggtttgaccCTGCGCATGAGATTCCCAACAGATGCTCACAGCgactttatttctttatctaACCTTGGAGTCAGTCAGCAGATTTTAGAACTGGTGTATAAAACCATTTTTGAGAGCTTTTTAACTTTTCACCTTCCTGCCTGGTACGATCACCTACACCTATTCTATTatgttctgttctattctattattctattatgttctgttctattctattttattctattatgttctgttctattttattctattatgttctgttctattttattctattatgttctgttctattttattttattctattatgttctgttctattttattttattctattatgttctgttctattttattttattctattatgttc from Scomber japonicus isolate fScoJap1 chromosome 22, fScoJap1.pri, whole genome shotgun sequence harbors:
- the si:dkey-6n21.12 gene encoding schwannomin-interacting protein 1, which produces MEGEKERQREQGEEKESNEAEDETRSDEDADNEEEEDEDSEGAALVWQEGYGEDNLGLPIMHWEALSLRIAELEKQEEEKKEKRAKSGASLERGRAPVSWMDERGRRAESWDDGDDACNSHVLALTSRLQTQMNLQLCFINNSESEEEEEKEGDISKKESNNTRRGTVQVHKNPQPPAKPEKPKSRGFRNTLRNLRDRLRTDHKPLAPARSAPAVQRKHLEHSDLQSFSIKELNALCISLSQTIQDLSSELVGRLQVRDQLRTEQDAMLLEVQDLTSL